Proteins encoded by one window of Leishmania major strain Friedlin complete genome, chromosome 9:
- a CDS encoding putative translation initiation factor EIF-2B gamma subunit → MAEEDIADFTLDDEKVIDTDQGLAKQDFSKIDLDELNVDTFEVMSRQATINVGTIGHVAHGKSTVVKALSGVKTQKFHREAVMNITIHLGYANAKVYQCETCPRPTCYQTYPSSQPDSTPCPNCGETMTLKRHFSFVDCPGHDVLMATMLNGAAIMDAALLLIAANESFPQPQTLEHLAAAEMIGVLSLIVLQNKVDLVSKERAAAQYSIIHHYLATKTAYAKAPVIPICAQQHANISFLLDYLVHIPLPRRQLHHAQYMNVLRSFDVSLPGPAGDGAKALKGGVIGGTVAAGVLCVGDEIEIIPGLLVLRRRDGVLPRRADVLSGRELAYVASPPPGELYAVPLRTTVVRLQAEKNELQFAVPGGLIAIGTTLDPSLTRQNKLRGHVVRVVSRGPVWRSRRMGCRPRRCDSPPAVAEAASASTTPVTTTTSDATWTPSGAVLPCPSPAPAAAAVECHTGMQVYQEVVIQFFLLREIIGLAAPRPGRTTSHRDKDRGFNGGANSYRVHPDRVVSSLHRRVAPLREEESIILSVGTLTTAATVLRTSQHAGRAICRLESPLSADPPHQRIVLARYVDRKVRVIGWGTILKGVPVKFLPEDRQ, encoded by the coding sequence ATGGCCGAGGAGGATATTGCGGACTTCACCCTCGATGACGAGAAGGTCATCGACACAGACCAGGGGCTCGCCAAGCAGGACTTCAGCAAGATCGACCTCGATGAGCTCAACGTCGACACCTTCGAGGTCATGTCGCGCCAGGCCACCATCAATGTCGGCACCATCGGTCACGTCGCCCACGGTAAGTCCACCGTGGTCAAGGCGCTCAGCGGTGTCAAGACGCAAAAGTTCCACCGCGAGGCTGTCATGAACATCACCATCCACCTCGGCTACGCCAACGCCAAGGTGTACCAGTGTGAGACCTGCCCGCGCCCCACCTGCTACCAGACCTACCCGTCCTCGCAGCCGGACAGCACGCCGTGCCCAAACTGCGGGGAGACCATGACGCTGAAGCGTCACTTCTCCTTTGTCGACTGCCCCGGCCACGACGTGCTGATGGCAACCATGCTgaacggcgccgccatcatggacgccgcgctgctgctcatcgcCGCCAACGAGTCGTTCCCACAGCCGCAGACGCTGGAgcacctcgccgcggcggagatgATCGGTGTCTTGTCGCTCATCGTGCTGCAGAACAAGGTGGATCTGGTTAGCAAggagcgcgcggcggcgcagtaCAGCATTATTCACCACTACCTCGCCACCAAGACAGCGTACGCCAAGGCACCGGTGATTCCCATttgcgcacagcagcacgcgaACATCAGCTTCTTGCTGGACTACCTCGTGCACATCCCTCTcccacggcggcagctgcaccacgcgcagTACATGAACGTGCTACGTTCCTTCGATGTGTCACTGCCTGGCCCGGCTGGCGACGGTGCGAAGGCGCTCAAGGGCGGTGTCATCGGTGGCACTGTCGCGGCCGGTGTCTTGTGCGTCGGAGACGAAATTGAAATCATCCCTGggctgctggtgctccgGCGGCGCGACGGTGTACTGCCGAGGCGGGCGGATGTCTTGTCGGGTCGAGAGTTGGCCTACGTCGCCTCCCCACCGCCTGGCGAGCTGTACGCCGTCCCACTGCGCACCACCGTTGTGCGACTCCAGGCGGAGAAGAACGAGTTGCAGTTCGCCGTGCCAGGCGGCCTCATCGCGATTGGCACGACGCTCGACCCATCCCTGACGCGGCAAAACAAGTTGCGAGGGCATGTGGTGCGAGTGGTGAGTCGCGGTCCCGTGTGGCGGTCGCGTCGAATGGGGTGCAGGCCACGGAGGTGCGACAGTCCACCAGCGGTGGCAGAAGCTGCCTCCGCGTCAACGACGCCGgtgaccaccaccacaagcgACGCAACGTGGACGCCATCCGGCGCCGTCCTCCCCTGCCCGTCCCCTGCTccggctgcagccgcggtggAGTGTCACACAGGCATGCAGGTGTACCAAGAGGTCGTCATTCAGTTCTTCCTCCTGCGCGAGATTATCGGCCTCGCCGCACCGCGTCCTGGACGCACCACGTCACACCGCGACAAGGATCGTGGCTTCAACGGCGGTGCCAACTCATATCGGGTCCATCCAGACCGTGTGGTTTCCTctctgcaccgccgcgtcgcgccgctgcgagaggaggagagcatCATCCTGAGCGTGGGGACGctgacgacggcagcgacggtgctACGGACGTCACAGCATGCTGGGCGGGCCATCTGCCGGCTGGAGAGCCCCCTCTCCGCCGATCCTCCACACCAGCGCATTGTGCTAGCCCGGTACGTGGATCGCAAGGTTCGCGTGATTGGGTGGGGCACGATACTCAAAGGCGTGCCCGTGAAGTTCCTGCCGGAGGACCGGCAGTGA
- a CDS encoding putative DNA-directed RNA polymerase III subunit, with the protein MTTTCGPSSAATATAAVSSDGDNECYSLTLRDILLHRLTERYVGRVIPSRGLCVAITEVMEYSASSVRGAAASAWLTVTFGVCVFAPNPGTRLKARIAYQTAVGVYLTMDLFVAIPFLVPAEMLVPGSRFSAAQGFWYLPLDTEDQEGGEHSAELDAGPAVAAMGQGNGKDGDGYGSDALASSALSSTTAAAAAPYNAYMVGAEVIVKVASCTVQSEETVSAAEDADGASGGDGGAIPIMELRGSFVGDALGPMSWFEKDDDA; encoded by the coding sequence ATGACCACCACTTGTGGCCCCTCGtccgctgcgacggcgaccgCCGCGgtcagcagcgacggtgacAACGAATGCTACTCGCTCACCTTGCGCGACatcctgctgcaccgcctcacAGAGCGTTACGTTGGCCGCGTCATCCCATCTCGGGGTCTCTGCGTGGCCATCACGGAAGTGATGGAGTACTCGGCCAGCTccgtgcgcggcgcggcagcatcggcgTGGCTTACAGTGACctttggtgtgtgcgtgttcgcGCCGAACCCAGGCACGCGCCTCAAGGCCCGCATCGCTTATCAGACAGCCGTTGGTGTGTACTTGACGATGGATCTGTTTGTGGCCATTCCGTTCCTGGTGCCGGCGGAGATGCTAGTGCCTGGTTCACGCTTCAGCGCCGCACAGGGATTCTGGTACCTCCCGCTGGACACGGAGGACCAAGAGGGCGGCGAACACAGTGCGGAGCTCGACGCAGGcccagcggtggcagcgatgGGGCAAGGCAACGGCAAGGACGGCGACGGGTATGGCAGTGACGCATTGGCCTCAAGCGCGCTCTCATCTacgaccgccgcagccgcagcgccgtaCAACGCCTACATGGTGGGTGCTGAAGTGATTGTGAAGGTGGCGTCGTGCACGGTGCAATCGGAAGAAACTGTATCAGCAGcggaagacgccgacggcgccagtggcggggacggcggcgccattCCCATTATggagctgcgcggcagctTCGTCGGCGATGCTCTTGGGCCCATGTCATGGTTCGAAAAAGACGATGATGCGTGA
- a CDS encoding putative phospholipid:diacylglycerol acyltransferase, protein MHIETSINAMHRPPPVEVSPSNPKVSAARRHAPSVAGGQHHHRGQRKGLSVSGQPQSRWMRLRSFMFGREEFVDFDSAFASPTDPAKVTDSQRRTARMIERLPLPSWVKHNLFDVVDFLTRRRVHLVLILAVFMFVIAPEGVMEDVAGSFTVDEDARPGLTFFKKYNRGDTYLPRRHPVVIMPGFITGALEVWETSLPCARQKSFFSGFRQRMFGPQMIYLILSDPQCWLDMFSMNKKTGMDRNDTKVRADSGFASVDYFVPGYWVWAKVLINLADIGYDPQSMAVVTYDWRLSPDKAHERDGFFYQVRNSLHFLCRRNRKRAVVISHSYGATVALAFFRWAEQREGGFMDRHVAYYVNVGGVAMGVGKAASALLLGDARDTLNIQWAARKMLDTFISQEARYGLSRSWSCLVSMLPRGCEEAWPGLTVLPNGTALGTRGTAELIRGGCQRSGHEDCVRQIDSFLETIDELPSLPQAPHTTVVCLYGVGLPAEAGYYLMWNPDEANTETPYVGNSSVFNNNTSHGVRMSDGDDTVPLMSLAYMCRAVNGWGRNVGRVVTREFNHSVSGASSLKLRGGKLSAKHVDILGNYEMLEIILKIASGIDEEGVEKPETDEFSYTNADTGETSTLQRRVHDRIYSDVDFIIRSNLRSCLRKKNKPIKPIEGYEDDDESVWSGTSKSSWQRR, encoded by the coding sequence ATGCATATCGAAACAAGCATCAACGCGATGCATCGCCCGCCGCCCGTGGAGGTATCACCGTCGAACCCGAAGGTGTCTGCAGCACGACGGCACGCGCCTTCCGTCGCGGGTGGGCAACATCATCACCGCGGGCAGCGCAAGGGGTTGTCTGTGAGCGGCCAGCCGCAGAGCCGCTGGATGCGCCTGCGCTCCTTCATGTTTGGCCGGGAGGAGTTCGTGGACTTCGACAGCGCATTCGCAAGTCCGACGGACCCGGCAAAGGTCACCGActcgcagcgacgcacagcaCGGATGATCGAGCGTCTGCCGCTCCCCAGCTGGGTGAAGCACAACCTCTTCGATGTAGTCGACTTTCTGACACGCAGGCGGGTGCATCTTGTGCTGATTCTCGCAGTGTTCATGTTTGTGATTGCGCCAGAAGGCGTGATGGAGGACGTCGCCGGCTCCTTCACGGTCGATGAGGACGCGCGACCGGGACTCACTTTCTTCAAGAAGTACAACAGGGGCGACACATActtgccgcggcggcaccccGTCGTCATTATGCCGGGCTTCATCACCGGCGCGCTTGAGGTGTGGGAAACCTCTCTGCCATGTGCGCGGCAGAAGTCCTTCTTCTCGGGGTTTCGGCAGCGCATGTTTGGACCGCAGATGATCTACCTCATCCTGTCCGACCCGCAGTGCTGGCTGGACATGTTCAGCATGAACAAGAAAACCGGGATGGACCGCAACGACACGAAGGTGCGCGCCGACTCTGGCTTCGCCTCGGTGGACTACTTTGTCCCTGGCTACTGGGTGTGGGCGAAGGTGCTCATCAACCTCGCGGACATCGGTTACGACCCGCAAAGCATGGCGGTCGTGACATACGACTGGCGCCTCTCCCCTGATAAGGCGCACGAGCGCGACGGGTTCTTTTACCAGGTGCGCAACAGCCTGCACTTTCTGTGCCGGAGGAACCGGAAGCGGGCGGTGGTAATCTCGCACAGCTACGGCGCGACCGTCGCTCTGGCCTTCTTCCGGtgggcagagcagcgcgagggcggCTTTATGGACCGCCACGTTGCCTACTACGTGAACGTAGGCGGCGTTGCAATGGGCGTCGGCAAGGCTGcctcagcgctgctgctcggcgacGCAAGGGACACGCTCAACATTCAGTGGGCGGCCAGGAAAATGTTGGACACCTTTATCAGCCAGGAGGCCCGCTATGGCTTGTCGCGGTCGTGGAGCTGCCTGGTGTCGATGCTGCCGCGTGGTTGCGAGGAGGCGTGGCCGGGGCTCACGGTGCTGCCTAACGGCACCGCTCTCGGCACTCGCGGCACGGCGGAACTAATCCGCGGTGGATGCCAGCGCTCCGGCCACGAGGACTGCGTTCGTCAGATCGACTCCTTCTTGGAGACCATCGACGAGTTGCCCTCACTGCCGCAGGCACCACACACAACGGTGGTGTGCCTGTACGGCGTCGGCTTGCCAGCGGAGGCAGGTTACTATCTCATGTGGAACCCAGACGAGGCGAACACCGAAACCCCGTACGTAGGCAACAGCTCCGTCTTTAACAACAACACTTCACATGGCGTGCGCATGTCGGACGGCGATGATACGGTGCCGCTCATGTCGCTCGCGTACATGTGTCGCGCCGTGAACGGGTGGGGACGCAATGTGGGACGCGTCGTGACGCGGGAGTTCAACCACAGCGTCAGTGGTGCCTCGTCCTTGAAACTACGCGGTGGTAAACTGAGTGCCAAGCATGTCGACATTCTTGGCAACTACGAGATGCTCGAGATAATCTTGAAGATCGCCAGCGGCATCGACGAGGAGGGTGTCGAGAAGCCTGAGACTGACGAGTTCAGCTACACAAACGCGGACACCGGCGAGACCTCtacgctgcagcgccgtgtgCACGACCGCATCTACTCCGACGTGGACTTCATTATCCGCAGCAACCTGCGCAGCTGCCTGCGCAAGAAGAACAAGCCGATCAAACCTATCGAAGGCTacgaggatgacgacgaATCTGTGTGGAGTGGCACTTCGAAGTCGTCGTGGCAACGACGGTAG
- a CDS encoding putative eukaryotic translation initiation factor 2 subunit — protein MAEEDIADFTLDDEKVIDTDQGLAKQDFSKIDLDELNVDTFEVMSRQATINVGTIGHVAHGKSTVVKALSGVKTQKFHREAVMNITIHLGYANAKVYQCETCPRPTCYQTYPSSQPDSTPCPNCGETMTLKRHFSFVDCPGHDVLMATMLNGAAIMDAALLLIAANESFPQPQTLEHLKAVEIMKLRHLVVLQNKIDLVGEVKAHDQYRHVRAYLDNIALNVPIVPISAQLKRNVDYLLEYLLHIPMPVRQLKAPVRMTVVRSFDINKPGEGDIESLKGGVAGGTVTQGVIKVGQVVEIRPGLVRSRSSNEQGSRFTYSPLKTRTVTLKAENNVLQYAIPGGLIAVGTTLDPTLTRQDKMVGNMLGEEGTLPEVYCEIEVQYYLFSEMVGAKSKDGKSTAKRVQKLNVLESLQINVGTLTAGATVLNITQDPEIAKLELVTPVCCSTGEQVAISRMVDKTFRLIGWGTIRRGVPMKQSS, from the coding sequence ATGGCCGAGGAGGATATTGCGGACTTCACCCTCGATGACGAGAAGGTCATCGACACAGACCAGGGGCTCGCCAAGCAGGACTTCAGCAAGATCGACCTCGATGAGCTCAACGTCGACACCTTCGAGGTCATGTCGCGCCAGGCCACCATCAATGTCGGCACCATCGGTCACGTCGCCCACGGTAAGTCCACCGTGGTCAAGGCGCTCAGCGGTGTCAAGACGCAAAAGTTCCACCGCGAGGCTGTCATGAACATCACCATCCACCTCGGCTACGCCAACGCCAAGGTGTACCAGTGTGAGACCTGCCCGCGCCCCACCTGCTACCAGACCTACCCGTCCTCGCAGCCGGACAGCACGCCGTGCCCAAACTGCGGGGAGACCATGACGCTGAAGCGTCACTTCTCCTTTGTCGACTGCCCCGGCCACGACGTGCTGATGGCAACCATGCTgaacggcgccgccatcatggacgccgcgctgctgctcatcgcCGCCAACGAGTCGTTCCCACAGCCGCAGACGCTGGAGCACCTAAAGGCTGTCGAGATCATgaagctgcgccacctcgtgGTCCTGCAGAACAAGATCGACCTTGTCGGTGAGGTGAAGGCACACGACCAGTACCGCCATGTGCGCGCCTACCTCGACAACATCGCCTTGAATGTGCCGATTGTGCCGATctcggcgcagctgaagcgcAACGTGGACTACCTCCTAGAGTACCTCCTCCACATCCCGATGCCGGTGCGCCAACTGAAGGCGCCAGTACGCATGACGGTCGTGCGCTCGTTTGACATTAACAAGCCAGGTGAGGGCGACATTGAGAGTCTGAAGGGTGGGGTGGCTGGTGGCACAGTCACGCAGGGTGTCATCAAGGTGGGGCAGGTGGTGGAGATCCGCCCCGGCCTGGTGCGCTCACGCAGCTCCAACGAGCAGGGCAGCCGCTTCACCTACAGCCCGCTGAAAACGCGCACGGTTACTCTCAAGGCGGAGAATAACGTACTGCAGTACGCCATTCCTGGCGgcctcatcgccgtcggcACGACCCTCGACCCGACCCTGACGCGTCAAGACAAGATGGTGGGCAACATGctgggagaggagggcacgctgccggaggTCTACTGCGAGATTGAGGTGCAGTACTATCTGTTCTCGGAGATGGTTGGTGCCAAGTCGAAGGATGGCAAGTCCACAGCGAAGCGCGTGCAGAAGCTGAACGTTCTGGAGTCCCTGCAGATCAACGTAGGCACCCTCACGGCTGGTGCAACGGTGCTTAATATCACGCAGGACCCCGAGATCGCGAAGCTGGAGCTGGTGACGCCGGTGTGCTGCTCCACGGGTGAGCAGGTGGCGATCTCGCGTATGGTGGACAAGACCTTCCGTCTGATCGGCTGGGGCACGATCCGGCGTGGTGTGCCCATGAAGCAGAGCAGCTAA